Part of the Gemmatimonadota bacterium genome, GTAACAGGTGAGTACTTGGCATTCGAGGGACGATGCATCCCGCCCGGGGTCGTTGGGACTCCTCGCAATAGCCCTGCTATTACTCGTCCTCCCGCCTCCCCGGATCGGGCGCCTCGCCCCTCTCGATGCTCAACTATCATCTGTTACAGTCCACTAGGCCCCCGATGTCTGCAGCTCGTACAGGTAGCGGTAGGTGCCGTCGCGCTGGATCAGCTCCTCGTGGCGGCCGGTGTCCACGATGCGCCCCTCGCTCAGCACCAGGATCTGGTCCGCGTGCTGGATGGTCGACAGCCTGTGGGCGATGACGAACACCGTGCGCCCTGCAAGCAGCTCGGCGACCGCCTCCTGGACGTGGCGCTCTGACTCGGAGTCGAGCGCCGAGGTAGCCTCGTCGAAGATGAGGATGGGCGGGTCGCGCAGGATCGCCCGCGCGATGGCAATGCGCTGGCGCTGTCCCCCGGAGAGCCGCGTGCCGCGCTCCCCGAGCACGGTGCCGTAGCCTTCCGGCAGCGCCCGGATGAACTCGTGCGCGTGCGCGGCGCGCGCGGCCTGCTCGATGTCGTCGTCGTCGGCGTCCAGCAGGCCGTAGGCGATGTTGGCTCGCACGGTATCGTGGAAGAGGACGGTCTCCTGCGCGACGATGCCCAGGCTGGAGCGCAGCGATGCGATGGTGTATTCGCGCAGGTCCGTGCCGTCGAACGTGATGCGCCCGGAGGTGGGGTCGTAGAAGCGGGCGACGAGGTCCACGAAGGTCGTCTTGCCGGCGCCGCTCGGGCCGACGAGCGCGACCACTTCCCCCGCCCGGACCTCCAGGTCGATGTCGCTCAGCACGGGCTCGCCCTCCTCGTAGTGGAACCCCACGCCCTCGAAGCGGATGCCCTCGGCGAGGCCACCGAACGGCCTGGCCCCGACCACGTCGCGAATCTCGATCGGCGCGTCCAGGAATTCGAACACGCGTTCGGCGGCGGCCAACCCCGGCTGGATGGCCGCGGGCAGCCGAGACAGCACCTTGGCGGGCGAATAGAGCTGCATGCTGACGCCCAGGAAGCCTATGAACGCGGCGCCTGTGAGGGTCCCGTCCACCAGCACCAGGTTGCTGCCGTACCACAGCAGCAGGAGCGTGCCGAGCGCCGCCATCATCTCCGACAGCGGGCCCGTGGCGGCGCGCAGCTTCTCGGTTCGCAGGAAGGTACGGAAGTAGGAATGCGTCAGCCGGCCGAACCGCTCGCGCTCGTAAGCTTCCGCCGCGGCGGCCTTCACAAGACGGATTCCGCTCACGGTTTCCTGAATGTGCGACGATACTTCCCCGGCCAGGTCCAGCACTCTGCGATCCCCCCGGCGCAGGCGTCGCACGACGCGGCTCCAGACCAGAAAGATGCCGGGGAGCACGACGACCGAAACGAGCGTCAACTCCGCCGAGATCGACAGGAGCAGCGCGAGCGCCGCGAGCACCCGCAGGAACGCAGTCAGGCCCTGAGAGATGTTGCGCGTGACGAGCGACCGGAGTCGCTCGGCGTCCCCGGTCAGGCGCGAGATGACCTGGCCCGCTCGGGTTTTTCCGAAGAAGCGGAGGTCCAGCTCCAGGAGGTGTCCGTACACCTCGTCGCGAAGGTCGCGCGTTACGCTCTGCTCGAGCCGCGCCACCAGGTATCGCTTGAGGAAGTCGAACGCGTTCTTGAGCGCGAAGACGGCGAGCATGAACAGGATGATGGCCAGCAGCACGTCCTGCGGGGACTGGCCCGGAGATACGACGCGCCCCACGGTCTGGCCCAGCAACCATTCCATGGCCGAGCCGTCGGAGCCGACGCTGAGAGGCGCGTCCCCGAACAGCGAATTGAGAAAGGGGATGAGCATGACCAGGCTGAACGCGTCGAAGAACGCGAACAGCATCGTGGCGAGCACCGCGAGGACGAGGATTCCCTCGTATCCTCCCAGATAGCGGAGCACCCGCCAGTAGAGACCGGCCTCTCCGCGCACGGACATCGCTTTGCCTCCTCGTCGCTCCTGCCCTTCACCACGCGCGATTCCCGCGGGCGGGCCGACGCGGGAGTGGAACGATAGCGTATTACCTTGGGGCCTACAACGTGATTCGGACGGCCGCGGGACCGTTTGCCCGGCCCGGGGGTTACCCCAGCGGCGACAGGCCGGAATTGAGGGAGGATCGGTGACCTTCGTTTACATATGCATTCCCGTGCACGACGAGGAGCGGACCATCGGCCCGCTCCTCTGGAAGGTGCGCCGCGTCATGGCCGAGTACGGCCGCGATTACCACATCGTGGTCGCCGACGACGCGTCGACCGACGCAACGGCGGATATCCTCGCCTCGTACCGGGGGGTTCTGCCGCTGACCGTCGTGCGCTGCAAGGAGCGCCGCGGGTACGGCCCCACGCTGGAACGGGCCCTGCGCAAGGCGGCGCGTATGTCGCAGTATCCCAAGCGGGACGCCATCGTCGCGCTGCACGGAGACTTCACCGACGATCCCGCGCTCATCCCCGAGCTGGTCAGGCACATCGAAGGCGGCGCCGACATCGTCGCCAACGGCGCTCGGCCGGATCTGAGGGGTGCGCCGTGGGGCCTGCGCGTGGCCCGCGGGGCGTTCGAGCGGCTGGCGCGCCGACGCGGGTGGCCGCGAGACGCGGGCTCGCCCGGCGCCGGCTTTCGCGCTTACCGGGCGCTCGTGCTGCGCAAGGCGTTCGAAACGGTCGGCGCGGAGCCGCTGCTTCGCTCCGACGGCTGGTCCTCGGACGCCGAGCTGCTGCGGGCCCTGGCGCCGCACGCGCGCCGGGTGACCAGCGGCGAGGCGGAGCGGGTCCACGGCCGACGCCAGAGGGCCACCCGCTTCAAGCTGGCCGAGGCGCTGCGGCACGTGCGCGGCGCCGCCTTCGGCGGGCACGTGCCCGGACCCTTCCCGCTGGAGTCCCCCGACGCCGACCTGGCCCGGGAAGGCCCCGACCGCAAACGCTCCAGGAGCCGCCGAAAGCCGGGGGCCGGCCGGCCCGCCGGTGGGGATGGGCGGCGTCCCGACCGGAACCGGACGAACTCCGGAGGGGAACCCGCGGATCGCGGCTCTGGTACTTCCAAGCGGAGGAAGAAACGCCGCCGACGTGGCGGCTCAGGTCAGCGCAACCCCGGCGCTGATTCCAGTTAGCCCAACGCGATCATGAAGATGCTGTTTGTGGCGACCGCTTTGTTCGGCTCGCTCGCGTCGCAGTCGCAAGTTGCGACGGCGCCGTCTCGCGGGCTCGAACGGGACACGACAGATGGTCTGGTAGTCGGGGTGACTCCGGTGCCCTGGGGCCCGGGAGAGCGCGCCGAGTACCAGCTCAGCGTGGGACTCTTCGGCACCGTCGGCGACGGATTCCTGGAGGTCCCCGAGGTCGAGGACATCCGCGGCCACGATACCTACCACATCCAGCTCGGCATCAAGGGATCGGTGCTATTCGGGGCGTTCAAGGTGGACGACACGTTCCAGTCGTGGCTGGACGTCAATTCCCTGGTCGCGCGCCGTTTCCAGAAGAACCAGAAGGAAGACGACTTCGTCCGCAACCGGACGTTCGATTTCTACCCCGACAACCTCACCTGGCACTGGGTGGAGCGGGACCGGAGCGGATTCCTGCCGTCCAACGACCCGTTGGACGAGGTGTCCATGTTCTTCTTCGTGCGCACTTTGCCGCTCGAGGTGGGCGACTCCTACACCTTCAATCGGTACTTCAAAGCGGAAGACAACCCGGTCCGCATCGAGGTCGTGCGCAAGGAGCGCGTGAAGGTGCCGGCCGGCGAGTTCGACACCATCGTCGTGCGGCCGATCATCAAGACCGACGGCATTTTCGGCGAGGAAAGCGAGCTCGAGGTCTACTTCACGGACGACGAGCGCCGCGTCCTGGTACTGATGGAGTCGAAGGCTCCTTGGGTGCGGTCGCTGACGCTGAAGTTGACGAACTACCAAGAGGGCCAGAAGCTTCCCTGAGCTTCCCGCCCGGCGCCGCCGCTGATCCGGTCCGCGTTGGGCTCCCGGTCCCCCGAGTCTCAGCGACGGCCGTGAACCGACCCCCGGAGTTGGATTTCTCCCGGCTGCGCACCGTTCCCATCGGATCCCGAGAAGACAAGCTAGCGGCGGCTCAGCTCGCTGCGCGGCCCGCTGCCGGCGCCGACGCCACCTTCGGCGCCTTCCTGGAGTCCCTGCCGGACGTGCTTGTGGCGGCGGACCTGAGGGCGCTCGTGCGCGCGATCGCCGACGCCGTGCGCTCCCGGGCCGAGCGGCGCGGGGCGGTGCTGTGCATGATGGGCGGGCACGTGGTGAAGACGGGCCTGTCCCCCGTGTTGATCGATCTGGCGGAGCGGGGCGTGATCACCGCGTTCGCCGCCAACGGATCCACCGCGATCCACGACTACGAGCTGGCGCGGTGGGGCGGCACCAGCGAGGACGTCGAGGCCGGCCTTGCCGACGGCACGTTCGGTATGGCCGAGGAGACCGGGCGGGGGATCAACGAGGCGATACGACGAGGCGCCGCCGAGGAACGCGGCCTGGGCGAGGCGTTGGGACTGGACCTGGCTGGCCGCGACGACCTGGTGGCCGGCGAGCACTCGATCCTGCTCGCGGCCCACAGGCTGGGGCTCCCATTCACGGTGCACTCGGCGATCGGCGCCGAGATCACGCACCAACACCCGGCCACCGACGGCGCCGCGATCGGCGCCGCCAGCTTCCGCGACTTCCGGCGCCTGGCGGCGCACCTGGAGGGGCTGGAGGGCGGCGTCGCGCTGAACATCGGCTCCGCCGTCATGATGCCCGAGGTGTTCCTCAAGGCGCTGACGGTGTGCCGCAACGCCAACGACGGCGCGCCGCGCGTCTTCGTCACGGCGGACATGGACATGATCCGCCACTACCGGCCGCGCGTAAACGTGGTGGAGCGTCCGACGAGGACGGGCGGCGGGAAGGGCTACCAGATCACGGGGCACCACGAGATCATGGTGCCGCTGCTGGCTTGGGCGGTGGTGAACGAGCTCGCCTAGCTTTCGCCCAGAAGGCCCTCCAGCTCCTCGAGCGTCCTGGGCCAGTCGTCCTTGAGCAGCTTGGAGAACGCGCGGTCTGCCAGCAGCCGGCCGCCGGTCTGGCAGGTGGGGCAGTAGTTGGTCTCGTTGGAGGCGTACTTGATGCGCTGGATGGGCGATCCGCATTGGGGGCACGGCTCGCCGTACTTGCCGTGGGCCTTCATGGCCGCGTGGAACGCGGTGATCTTCTCGGGGAAACCCTCGCCGACCTCGGAGCGAAGGATCTCCGTCCATTCACGGAGCGACCGCCGCGTGGCGCTGAATAGCCTCCGGGCTTCGTCCTCGGACAGGTCGCGCGAGCGCTTGAGCGGCGACAGCCGCGCCTCCAGCAGGATCTCGTCGGAGTGCGCATTTCCGATCCCGCTGAGGATGCGCGGATCGGTCAGTGCGCGCTTGAGCGTGCGGTTCTCGCGCTGGAGGGCGGCGCGGAACTCGTCGAAGTCGACCTCCAGCGGCTCCACGCCGCCCCTGTCGTGCGCCGCGAGGCCTGCGTCTCCGGCCACCACGTGCAGCGACGCCTTCTTCTTGGTGCCGGTCTCCGTGAGCAGCAGGCTGCCGTGCGCGAAGTCGAACGCCGCGAGCCCCGTCTTGCGGGGAATCGTCACGCCCGGATGACGCCAGCGCAGGCGGCCCGTGACCATCAAGTGGAGGACGATGTAGAGCGGGGGCTCGCCGTCCTCGAGCGCGAACACGATGCGCTTGCCGAGCCGTCGGACGCCCGCGATCGTGCGGCCCTCCACGGCGGACGCAGGTGGGTCGTAGGTGCGCAGAAGCGCCGGCGAGCGGATTCGCAGGCGCTCCAGCGTATCGCCGACCACGAAGCGGTCGAGCGCCTCCACGTAGGCGGTGATCTCCGGCAGCTCGGGCACGCGCCCTACCTTCCTCGATGGGTCTTCCGTCGGGCCCTGCGAGAGCCTTGACGCTTACACCGACCCATCTATCTTTGTACTCCGCTCGCGCAAGCGGGAGGGTACGCCCCCATCGTCTAGAGGCCTAGGATTCGTGGTTCTCAGCCACGCGACAGGGGTTCGAATCCCCTTGGGGGTACTCGGGGCCGGGTCTCGACCCGGCCCTTTTTCGCTGGAGATGAAGTCAGGTCGCGTAGCTCAGTTGGTTAGAGCGCACGGTTCACATCCGTGAGGTCGTAGGTTCGAGTCCTACCGCGACCATTGAGGCGAGTGAAGGCCCCGCGGCGGCTTCCGCCGGCGGGGCCTCGTCGTGTCTACTCCGGCGGGATCCGCGCGTAGACGCGGGTCGGCGTCGGGGGAAAGTCGCCGCCCCAGCAGTATGGCGCGCCGTCAGAGTCGAGAGCGCAGGCCAGGAACCAGCCCATCGAGAATTGCGTGACGCCGGGCACCACGAAGGGCGCCATCTCCGAACTCGCCCCATCCCAACATCCGGCTTCGCCGGCCAACAGGATACCGCACATGCGGTTTCGGGCTGAGGCGAGGCGCCGGAAGCGGAAATTGGCCACCTCGGTCGGGATCCGGGGAAAATCCACTCTGGGCTCGATCCCCTCCCAGGCGCCGCCGCCCCAGCAGAACGCCCGACTGTCAGCAGTGAGCCCGCAGGTGCCATCGAAGCCGCGCACGAGTCCGCCGAATTCCTGTGTGCCCGCAACCTGGATAGGCGGGTAGGTCACGCCGAGATCCTCGTTCGCTCCCAGTCTTCCTGCTGATCCCCAGCACCAGGTGCTTCCCGACTCGAGCACCGCGCAGCCGTGGAAGGGCGACAGCGCGACGCCGCGCACCGGACCGTCCACCGATAGACGCCTCGGCGTGAAGACTGTACTGGACTCGAACCCCTGGCCGATCTGGCCGGTGTCGTTGTGGCCCCAGCAGTACGCGTCACCTTCAATCGTGACTGCGCATTGCCCATGGTGCAGGCTCGCCTCGAGCGCACGGAGCGGGACGTCCAGGGCGATCGGCTCCGGCACGAGTGCGTCCCCCGCGAAAACGCTGTCACCGAGCAGCGAGTGCCCCTTCCAACCCCAGCAGTATCCTCTGCCAGAGACCGCAACGGCGCACGATTTCGCATCACCGAGGCTCAACGAGGAAAAGGGCACTTCGCTCAGCACCCGAACCGCGCCGTCCACCGGCTCCGAGCTGCCGTTTCCGAGCGCGCCATCCCGGCTTCGCCCCCAACAGTACGCCGCGCCGCCGTCGGCCAGTCCGCATGCGTGCGTCAGCCCCGCGGCAATCTGGGTGAGCCGGAAGATCGGCCGCACCTCCAGGGGGACGACCGCCCTGCGGCCGTCCACGTCGACGTGCAGCTCGGTCAGGCCAACGACCACTCCCGACACCACGCCGGCGCCGTCGACACTAGCCACGTCGGTGGACGCGGTGGACCACGTCGCGCGCGACGGAGGAACCTCGTTGCCGAAGGCGTCCAGCAAGCGGATCGGGGCTGGCGTCGCCATGCCAACCTCCACCAACACCCGCTCGGGGCCCTCCAGCACACTCACGACCCCGGGCGCCGCGGTGGCCTCAATGGTGACTTCCGCGCCGTTCGCGAGCCCAGCGGAGATCCGCTGCGTGCCCGCTTGCTCTCCCAGCGTCCACTCGGCTACGGCCACGCCGTCTCCGTCGCTCGTCGTGCTCGGGGTAGCGCTTCCTGCGCCCTCGCTCGGCGTCCAGAGCACTTCCACCCCTGGGATGGGATCGCCCTCCGGGGTGAGCACCCGTACGGCGGCCTGCGGATCCGGCCGCGCTGCGACCACGCCGCGGACCCCGCCTTCGACGACCTCGAGGACGGCGATCGCTTCGATTACGGCCGGGTCCGTCGGCCCGTCCTCGCCGCACGCAACGATGGCGTAGGCGAGGAGTGCGATGGCGCCAACTCGCCACCCGCGGTCGGCCCCATGTGCTGCAACGGATCGCCCACGAGCGGTTTGGTGGCGGCTTCGGGCGGTGATGCGAGTCTCGTGGATCAGGATCTTCCTAGTCGAGGCGGGCAGTGCGCCGTGGGAGTGCCACACGGCTCGCTCAAGTCACGTCGGTGAGTCGACCAAGTGAACCGAGGGTCGTCCTACCATCAAACGGTGTCGCAGCACAGCACGGTTGCGCAAGCATGTCGTGGAGACCTGCCGCGACCATTCATGGTGGACGTTGCGAAGCCCCGGCCAACCTCGCCGGGGCTTCTCATATATTGGGCCGGCGCGAGCCTTCGGGCCTACAAGCGGCGGATCAGTCGCCGCAGCTCCTCGATCTCGGGGGCGAGCCGGGCCTCGATCTCGGCCGCTCTCCGATCCGCGTCGAGTTCCTCGATTTCTCGCTCGGTCGCCAGGACCTTGCCCTCGAGGTCGTACTCCTCGATCTCGCGTTCCAGCGTCAGGACGCGACCCTCGAGGTCGAACGCGTCTATCTCGCGCCGAACCTCGGCGACACGGCCTTCGACGTCGTACTCGTCGATTTCGCGCTGAATCTCGGCGACACGGCCTTCGATGTCGTACTCGTCGATTTCACGCTGAATCTCGGCAACACGGCCTTCGACGTCGTACTCGCCGATCTCGCGCTCAATCGCCCGAATCTGCGCTCTTCGCTCCTCCAGTTCCTGCTCCAGCCGGGCCCGCGTGGTGGAGTCGCTCGTGCTGCGAGCCGCGGAGCTGAGGCTCGACATCCGTCCGCGGATCGAGGAAATCCGGCCTCTGAGGCTGCTCACGTGGCCCCTGGCGGAGGAGATCCGGCCCTTGAGGCTGCTGACCCGGCCCCTGGCGGAGGAGATCTGGCCCTTCAGGCTGCTGACCCGGCCCCGCGCGGAGGAGATTTGGCCGTTCAGGCTGCTGACCCGACCCCGGGCCGACGAGATCTGGCCCCGCAGGCTGCTCACGCGCCCTCGGTGCGAGGAGATTCGGCCTCTGAGGCTGCTCTGCCGGCCTCGGATCCGGTTGGCCTCCCAGTATCCGTTGAGGACCGTGAACATTCGATCTCGCCATTCGCGCGCGCCGTCGTCGAAAGCCTGGTCGCGTCCGTCCACGCTCCAAGAGTGCTCGATGCCCCCCGGCCCCTCCGTGATGACCATTCGCCGAAGCGCGCCCTCCTCGGATTCGAGCAGTACCCAACTATCGGCGCCGACCGCGCGCACCGAGGTGCCCTCGTCGGACAGCACGACATCTCCGTGGATGCGCATACACAGGCGCAGGTCATCGACGAACTTCTGGATCACCCGGTCGCCGTTGTACGTCCCCGAATGCTCGTGACGGTCCCCGCTCATCGTGAACGTGCCGCTGAAGTCTCCGTGAACGCCTCTGACATCGCAGGCAATCTCCTGGACGGCGGGCGGGGGCTCGAAAGCCACAGCTGGACCGGCCGCATCGGCCTTCACCGTCACTGTCGCTGTCGGCTCTGCGGCGCGTGTGAGTTCGACATGTTCCGGCGCGGGAGGCAGTTCGCCGGGGCCGTCGACCGCCACCGCAGGCGGCTGAGCGGGAACCGGACGGGCGATCGCCGCCGGGACGCTGAACGCCCCCAGGACGAGGACGACCAGAGCGGTCGTCGGCACGCTCAAACGGCGGCGCCGGGGATCCAGGATGGCCATGACTCTCCTCTCCAGCTGCGAGCGCTGGACCATGGGAAGCGCGAGGACGGCTGGGGCGCGATGCGCGCGCTCCGCCAGTTCGATGAGGTGCGCGGCGTACTCCGAAGGCCGGGTCCCGAGTGCGAGCACGCCATCGTCGCACGCCTGCTCGCGGCTGGCCGCCGACAGGCGAGACGCGACCCAACTGAGCGGGTGGAACCAGTACAGGGCCAGCGCGACCCGACCGAGCACCTGCCGCAGGGCGTCGCGGCGGCGCACGTGGATCATCTCGTGCGCCAGCACGACATCGCGGCGTTCGGAGCTCCACCCGTGCGCCGACTCCGGTAGCAGGATGACCGGCCTCAGCCACCCACCGGTCATGGGGGTGGCCGCGGAGTCGCTGGCCAGCAACCCCACGTCGCCCCGGACGCGGAGCCTCTCCCTCAGCGAGTCCACCCTCCGGCGCCACGAGGCGTCGCGAATCGGTGTCGCGTCTCGCACCTGCGCGTGGAAGCGCCGGACGCCGACGCCCACCGAAGCGAGGGCCGCGAGCACGCCAGCACCCCAGAGGAAGAGCATCGCCTGCGCGAGCCACCACTGCCCGGACGAGGAGTTGCTCGCCGGGGCGCCGCTGTACTCGAGGGCCGGCGCGACCTCGGTCCTCCGCGGCGCGTCGGCGGTAACGGATTCGATGGGGGTGACGTGCCCCTCGGGCGACCGGATAGCCGGCGCCGGCGCCTCCGGAGCGGGCGCCGGCAGGATGGCGAGCGTCAGCGCGGGTGCCCACGAAACCGCCACCGGCAGCGCCAGGAGCAACACGAACGTGGCGGTCCAGAGGGCGTGGCGCGCATCGGCGGCGCGGCGCCGCAGCGCCCAGGTGGACGCCACCGCGATGGCCAGCAGCGCGGTCGCCCGCAGCCCGATGTCAGCTGCGCGCGCCAGCTCGGGATCCATGGCATCGAGGCCGAGGGCGAACGCGCTCACAGTCCGTCCTCCTGCGCGCCCTCGATCATGCGCCGGAGGCGCTCCCGCTCCTCGGGGTCCAGCTCCCTGTCTTCCAGATCGAGGAGGGCCGCCACGGTGCCCTCCAGCGACCCGCCGAAAAACGTGTTGACCACGTGTCGCAGCGCGGAGCGGCGAACGCGCTTGGTGGGCGCCGTGGGGAAGTAGACGTAGCGCGGTCCCTCCCGCTCGTACCTGAGCTGATCCTTCTCCACCAGGATGCGAAGGGTCGAGCGCACGGCGGCGTCGGTGGGCGGATCAGCCATGTGCTCGCGGATGCGGGCGGCCGTGGCGTTGCCGAGCTCGTGGACGATGTCCATCACCTCTCGCTCACGGCGGCTCAGTCGGGGAAGCTCGTGCACGTGGACCTCTGGGTAGGGGCCGATACGGGCTGATTCGGTCCCCAACGTACACGGCTGCTGTTGAAAAATCAACACTCAAGCGAAGCGAGACCGGCCCTAGGTGTTTTCGGGGCGGGTTTAGGGGGCGTTTACCTGTCGGTGTGAACGGCTAGCGGCCTCCGGCCTCCTCCGGGACGACACTAACTCGCCGCACTCGTTCTGCCTCCTGTCCCGTCGCGAGGTCGATCAGGCGCACTCGCACCGCATACTCACCCGCCTCCAGGCCCGGCACCTCGATCGAGATGTACTCCGGGACCATGTCGTCGACGATCTCGGCCTGGCGCTCCCAACTCACCGTCGCGTCCTGGTCCTCTCCCAGGCCCAGCACGTTGCGCCCTGCGCGGATCAGCCTCGCGCCGAAGCTGCGCTTGGTCGAGTCTTCGACGGCCAACTCGGCCCGGAACGCGCCAACACCCGCGCTATCGGCCGCGAGTCCGTACACTTCGAAGTACAGGTGTATCGGCTGGTCGGCTGGCACCGTCGTTCCCCGCAATGGCACGATGACGAGATCGTCGCGGCGGGCCTGCGCTGAGTTTCTCGGACGGACCGTGTCCGCGGCCAGGAGGAGATCCGAGATGGAGAGCCGGCCGGCCGGGAAGACCTCGGTCTCGACTGTGGTGCGGGCGCGGCCCACGGGCCGCGGCAGACTGTCGGGCCCGGCACGTCGGGCCTCGAGCGCGTAGCGGTACGCGCCGGGCAGCACCTCGAAGACGTACGTTAGGCCCACTCCCCGCTCGGTGAGCTCGGTGGTGTTCTTCCGCTGCCAGACAGGCGTGTAGTCCAGGAGAAACGTGAAGATCCCGGTCTCCAGTCGGGTGCCGGAGTCCGCGCCGAGCGAGTCGAGTGGGGGCGCCGCGTAGATCTCCACCCGCGTCAGGTCGGCGCCGCTGCCCCGGAACCGCGCGAGCTGGTGCGGGATGGAGTGCACGGCCGTTACCGTGACCGGCGTGTAGGCTTCGGGAGATTCCTTTTCGAGGGCTTCGGCCACGACGAAGGACTTGACCTCGAAGCGAGCTCGCCGGTAGGTGAGCCTTTTGTCGAACTGGAAAAGAGGTCCCCGGGGCCCGTATGACCATGTGATCGTGCGCACCGGAAGCCCGTAGCAACACATGGCGGAGCGCCACGGCCGCCCGTAGCGCACCCAGATGTTGCCGCGATCCGACTCCCATCCGCGCAGACCCGACGCAGGCGCCGAGAATCGAAGCTCCGCCCAGGCGAGCCGAGCATAGTGCTCCAGCTCGCGCTCGTTCGCGTCGGTCAGAAACAGCGGGTCTTTGGCCGTGAAGACCAT contains:
- a CDS encoding ABC transporter ATP-binding protein, with translation MSVRGEAGLYWRVLRYLGGYEGILVLAVLATMLFAFFDAFSLVMLIPFLNSLFGDAPLSVGSDGSAMEWLLGQTVGRVVSPGQSPQDVLLAIILFMLAVFALKNAFDFLKRYLVARLEQSVTRDLRDEVYGHLLELDLRFFGKTRAGQVISRLTGDAERLRSLVTRNISQGLTAFLRVLAALALLLSISAELTLVSVVVLPGIFLVWSRVVRRLRRGDRRVLDLAGEVSSHIQETVSGIRLVKAAAAEAYERERFGRLTHSYFRTFLRTEKLRAATGPLSEMMAALGTLLLLWYGSNLVLVDGTLTGAAFIGFLGVSMQLYSPAKVLSRLPAAIQPGLAAAERVFEFLDAPIEIRDVVGARPFGGLAEGIRFEGVGFHYEEGEPVLSDIDLEVRAGEVVALVGPSGAGKTTFVDLVARFYDPTSGRITFDGTDLREYTIASLRSSLGIVAQETVLFHDTVRANIAYGLLDADDDDIEQAARAAHAHEFIRALPEGYGTVLGERGTRLSGGQRQRIAIARAILRDPPILIFDEATSALDSESERHVQEAVAELLAGRTVFVIAHRLSTIQHADQILVLSEGRIVDTGRHEELIQRDGTYRYLYELQTSGA
- a CDS encoding glycosyltransferase family 2 protein; this encodes MTFVYICIPVHDEERTIGPLLWKVRRVMAEYGRDYHIVVADDASTDATADILASYRGVLPLTVVRCKERRGYGPTLERALRKAARMSQYPKRDAIVALHGDFTDDPALIPELVRHIEGGADIVANGARPDLRGAPWGLRVARGAFERLARRRGWPRDAGSPGAGFRAYRALVLRKAFETVGAEPLLRSDGWSSDAELLRALAPHARRVTSGEAERVHGRRQRATRFKLAEALRHVRGAAFGGHVPGPFPLESPDADLAREGPDRKRSRSRRKPGAGRPAGGDGRRPDRNRTNSGGEPADRGSGTSKRRKKRRRRGGSGQRNPGADSS
- a CDS encoding DUF3108 domain-containing protein gives rise to the protein MKMLFVATALFGSLASQSQVATAPSRGLERDTTDGLVVGVTPVPWGPGERAEYQLSVGLFGTVGDGFLEVPEVEDIRGHDTYHIQLGIKGSVLFGAFKVDDTFQSWLDVNSLVARRFQKNQKEDDFVRNRTFDFYPDNLTWHWVERDRSGFLPSNDPLDEVSMFFFVRTLPLEVGDSYTFNRYFKAEDNPVRIEVVRKERVKVPAGEFDTIVVRPIIKTDGIFGEESELEVYFTDDERRVLVLMESKAPWVRSLTLKLTNYQEGQKLP
- a CDS encoding DNA-formamidopyrimidine glycosylase family protein; this translates as MPELPEITAYVEALDRFVVGDTLERLRIRSPALLRTYDPPASAVEGRTIAGVRRLGKRIVFALEDGEPPLYIVLHLMVTGRLRWRHPGVTIPRKTGLAAFDFAHGSLLLTETGTKKKASLHVVAGDAGLAAHDRGGVEPLEVDFDEFRAALQRENRTLKRALTDPRILSGIGNAHSDEILLEARLSPLKRSRDLSEDEARRLFSATRRSLREWTEILRSEVGEGFPEKITAFHAAMKAHGKYGEPCPQCGSPIQRIKYASNETNYCPTCQTGGRLLADRAFSKLLKDDWPRTLEELEGLLGES
- a CDS encoding M56 family metallopeptidase, whose protein sequence is MSAFALGLDAMDPELARAADIGLRATALLAIAVASTWALRRRAADARHALWTATFVLLLALPVAVSWAPALTLAILPAPAPEAPAPAIRSPEGHVTPIESVTADAPRRTEVAPALEYSGAPASNSSSGQWWLAQAMLFLWGAGVLAALASVGVGVRRFHAQVRDATPIRDASWRRRVDSLRERLRVRGDVGLLASDSAATPMTGGWLRPVILLPESAHGWSSERRDVVLAHEMIHVRRRDALRQVLGRVALALYWFHPLSWVASRLSAASREQACDDGVLALGTRPSEYAAHLIELAERAHRAPAVLALPMVQRSQLERRVMAILDPRRRRLSVPTTALVVLVLGAFSVPAAIARPVPAQPPAVAVDGPGELPPAPEHVELTRAAEPTATVTVKADAAGPAVAFEPPPAVQEIACDVRGVHGDFSGTFTMSGDRHEHSGTYNGDRVIQKFVDDLRLCMRIHGDVVLSDEGTSVRAVGADSWVLLESEEGALRRMVITEGPGGIEHSWSVDGRDQAFDDGAREWRDRMFTVLNGYWEANRIRGRQSSLRGRISSHRGRVSSLRGQISSARGRVSSLNGQISSARGRVSSLKGQISSARGRVSSLKGRISSARGHVSSLRGRISSIRGRMSSLSSAARSTSDSTTRARLEQELEERRAQIRAIEREIGEYDVEGRVAEIQREIDEYDIEGRVAEIQREIDEYDVEGRVAEVRREIDAFDLEGRVLTLEREIEEYDLEGKVLATEREIEELDADRRAAEIEARLAPEIEELRRLIRRL
- a CDS encoding BlaI/MecI/CopY family transcriptional regulator, translating into MHELPRLSRREREVMDIVHELGNATAARIREHMADPPTDAAVRSTLRILVEKDQLRYEREGPRYVYFPTAPTKRVRRSALRHVVNTFFGGSLEGTVAALLDLEDRELDPEERERLRRMIEGAQEDGL
- a CDS encoding GWxTD domain-containing protein; the encoded protein is MPLQCFSDRLQLLSQHASLCLAILALVEAPAAMLAAQNDVRVEPASYRLALALLDAGDTASAVDRLRDVVEEVPDFGPALLRLGSILSSQAHEIERQYDQRMEAERLLERAHRLMGSDPEVLLEYGLLLRKQHVRVDAKRVLDRAWKAAEEKGESISRDNRARMHFELGRIYQAWWEDWDGLVMVPPTAERISCSGIAWGGGPDQASPVLCPEAWAEQNEQAVPLAGLKSEERARMMEHFLLALEADPGHVDAAVAALSYLAEGGEWKRYDQIAHELLRQSPRDPRTNLFVGLGLHNRGRDDEAEAAFRRAVELLPSDQRRVFEDVGVLLPRNERRRYEAADRLERADFNRMVFTAKDPLFLTDANERELEHYARLAWAELRFSAPASGLRGWESDRGNIWVRYGRPWRSAMCCYGLPVRTITWSYGPRGPLFQFDKRLTYRRARFEVKSFVVAEALEKESPEAYTPVTVTAVHSIPHQLARFRGSGADLTRVEIYAAPPLDSLGADSGTRLETGIFTFLLDYTPVWQRKNTTELTERGVGLTYVFEVLPGAYRYALEARRAGPDSLPRPVGRARTTVETEVFPAGRLSISDLLLAADTVRPRNSAQARRDDLVIVPLRGTTVPADQPIHLYFEVYGLAADSAGVGAFRAELAVEDSTKRSFGARLIRAGRNVLGLGEDQDATVSWERQAEIVDDMVPEYISIEVPGLEAGEYAVRVRLIDLATGQEAERVRRVSVVPEEAGGR